ACATGATTTCAGCCCTAATCTACATCTCACTTTAGGCGGACTTTATCAAAGCTCCCCAAGCTATAATCATTCGATCACCAATACCATTTTGAATAATCAAGGCGATTATAATCAAACAGTGACTGCCATTCCGATTGGGCGTGAATTTTCGATTTGGAGCAATACAGCCTATTTAAATTCAACATTACGAACAGGCTTTATCCGCCACAACCTCAATATCGGCACCAACGGCTATACGGCGGATATGGATTCGCCTACACAATTTCAGTCCTTTGATATTGGAACGGCCAGCTTGGAGAACCCACAAATTGTTCCAGGTCCACAGCCAAAATTTTCTGGAAGCTACCACCAATCCACCACCCAACAGCAGAGTTTTCTTTTTGGAGATTACATGGATCTTGGAAAATATGTTTCCGTTATGGGACAATTTTCATGGGGTTGGATCAATCTCGAAAATTATAACAAACAGCATCAAATAACTTCCCAATCTCATGCTTATGGCGATTTTTCACCCTCTGTTGCAGCAACTTTTCACCCGACAAAATCTTTTAGCGCTTACTTTAATTGGGGAAAATCCATTGGTGCCGGCAGCCAAGCCTCCGCCGGTTCTCTCAATGCGGGAGAAACGCTCCCAATTTATCATTCAGAACAATATGAGGGTGGAATTAAATATCTCTATCGAAACCGTATCAATTTTAACCTTGATGGTTTCACCATGACACGTCCCTATGCTTTTACAGATCCGATAAGCAAAATTTATGGCTATAATGGTTTGCAAAGAGATTCCGGTATTGAATTTCAAACATCAGGGAGCCTCACGCCAGAAATTTCTATTCTTGGCGGCGTTACATGGCTTCACCCTTTTTTAGAACATGCCAGTGCACCAAATTATGAAGGAAAGGAAATCGCTGGTGTCCCTGAATGGGCCTCTAATTTCCTTCTTGATTACCACCCTAAAATCTTACATGGCATGGCCTTTAACGGTAACATTCACTATGTCGGGCAAAGAGCGGCAAATGTTTATGATACGAGTTGGGCAGCACAATATGTCACACTGGATTTAGGTGCTCGTTTTACAACGAAAGTTTGTGATAAAAATGTTACTTTTCGCTTTGAAGTCGATAATGTCACACAGGAAAATTATTGGTCTTCGCTCACACCAAGTGCCAGCCCCGGTAGCGGTGCTAGCAATTCTGCGGCTTTGGGTTTACCAAGAACTTGGCACCTCACCGCCTCTCTCTATTTTTAACTTTAAAACGAGAAAAAGAGACGATGCAAGAATCACACTTGCTCTTAAAATAAATTCCCTCTATATCTCGGCTCATCAATTAAGTCGTAACTTTTTGGGATTTGACCATTGAGCTGTTTCGCCACCTTTGATCACTTGCGCCCTCCGGCACAATTTTATTTCCTTACAGAGATGGCAGAATTATTCCGCCCTCTTTTTTCTAAGGTAGCCCACTCACAATGAGGATCAGGGCGCAAAAATACCAAAAACCCTTTTTCCGCCCGCTTTGCGCCCTCTTAAACCCCCTAAAAAATCGATTTGTTCTAAAATCTTTGTTGATTGCGAGCGCTGTTCTTTTTTCCCAAAAGGAATCAAGGG
The sequence above is drawn from the Acetobacteraceae bacterium genome and encodes:
- a CDS encoding TonB-dependent siderophore receptor; protein product: MLTAGSFSYKATAAERLHVKGVIKSPAPTPAEQISGIKADYLNKKANFGPLGDLDLQKAPFSVMQTSHDVVENQQLRTVDQMVGFMPSVQVQARGDNPVFTGIVNRGFTADKFSNSRIDGLNASFSTPLATEEVDSLTVLNGISGAIYGPESPAGMVEVALKRPTDKPFFNFNFGYDSNASPLESLDTSLGKGPIKIRFNYMNQTGQMYVKGSNQWRNAYSGDIDIQLAKHTKLELDGSQYNMSYSGLPGIFAYGANIALPPAPSAAVPGYGQSQGGVNASTALGVMKLKHDFSPNLHLTLGGLYQSSPSYNHSITNTILNNQGDYNQTVTAIPIGREFSIWSNTAYLNSTLRTGFIRHNLNIGTNGYTADMDSPTQFQSFDIGTASLENPQIVPGPQPKFSGSYHQSTTQQQSFLFGDYMDLGKYVSVMGQFSWGWINLENYNKQHQITSQSHAYGDFSPSVAATFHPTKSFSAYFNWGKSIGAGSQASAGSLNAGETLPIYHSEQYEGGIKYLYRNRINFNLDGFTMTRPYAFTDPISKIYGYNGLQRDSGIEFQTSGSLTPEISILGGVTWLHPFLEHASAPNYEGKEIAGVPEWASNFLLDYHPKILHGMAFNGNIHYVGQRAANVYDTSWAAQYVTLDLGARFTTKVCDKNVTFRFEVDNVTQENYWSSLTPSASPGSGASNSAALGLPRTWHLTASLYF